Proteins encoded together in one Hevea brasiliensis isolate MT/VB/25A 57/8 chromosome 16, ASM3005281v1, whole genome shotgun sequence window:
- the LOC131174450 gene encoding uncharacterized protein LOC131174450: protein MYPNEKVRNKTSDAISSSLSRINVVKISDKNFSIDLSKAILRIILSQNAREQLVKPRQKAVVVRLMGKTIGYRGLCSKIQILLKQEGDYKVIDLCNEYFLVNFADKMDHYKSLLKGPWLARGHCLTVQPWSFQFDTSNENLSSVLVWVRFPNMPLHLYHKKVLRTIAGLIDMLVKINYNTMDVVRGKFARIAISVDLTKPLLAKFSVEDRVQIVEYEGLQNECFTCGGYDHSKEFCHVHALVVSREGASKNDSGAGGAKIQENTSTEEENFRK from the coding sequence ATGTACCCAAATGAAAAGGTAAGGAATAAGACATCTGATGCTATTAGCAGTAGTCTCTCCCGAATAAATGTAGTTAAGATTTCAGATAAAAATTTCTCCATTGACCTATCTAAAGCGATTCTTAGAATCATTTTGTCTCAAAATGCCAGGGAGCAACTTGTTAAACCTAGGCAAAAAGCGGTTGTGGTTAGACTTATGGGGAAGACTATTGGATATAGGGGTTTGTGTTCAAAGATTCAAATCTTATTGAAGCAAGAAGGGGATTACAAGGTTATTGATTTGTGCAATGAGTATTTCCTGGTGAATTTTGCAGATAAAATGGATCATTATAAGTCTCTGCTGAAAGGACCATGGTTGGCACGAGGGCATTGTTTAACAGTGCAACCTTGGAGTTTTCAGTTTGATACTTCCAATGAAAACCTATCCTCAGTATTGGTGTGGGTGAGATTCCCAAATATGCCTCTTCACTTGTACCATAAGAAAGTTTTACGTACGATTGCGGGATTGATCGATATGTTGGTCAAAATAAATTATAACACTATGGATGTTGTTAGGGGCAAGTTCGCTAGAATTGCTATCTCTGTGGACTTAACAAAACCACTTCTGGCAAAATTCAGTGTTGAAGATAGAGTGCAAATTGTTGAGTATGAAGGGCTTCAAAATGAGTGCTTTACTTGCGGGGGTTACGATCATTCGAAGGAATTCTGTCACGTTCATGCTTTGGTTGTTAGTAGAGAGGGAGCTAGTAAGAATGACAGTGGTGCAGGGGGTGCTAAAATACAGGAGAACACTTCGACGGAGGAAGAAAATTTTAGGAAGTGA